In Phyllostomus discolor isolate MPI-MPIP mPhyDis1 chromosome 2, mPhyDis1.pri.v3, whole genome shotgun sequence, the following are encoded in one genomic region:
- the CPA3 gene encoding mast cell carboxypeptidase A — MQFILLVGLIATTLAVAPVRFDREKVFRVKPQDENQANIIKDLAKTNKLDFWYPDASHHVAANMTVDFQVSEKESQSIQFALDQNKMHYEILIHDLQEVIEKQFDVKEDTPGRHSYAKYNTWDKIVAWTEKMVHKHPEMVSRIKIGTTVEDNPLYVLKIGKKDESRKAIFMDCGIHAREWISPAFCQWFVYQAAKTYGKNKIMTKLLDSMNFYVLPVFNIDGYIWSWKQNRLWRKNRSKNQNSKCIGTDLNRNFNVSWNSSSSTKNPCEDTYPGPVPESEKETRAVTDFIQSHLKSIKGYITIHSYSQMLLFPYGYTSKLPPNNEELSKVAKIGTDVLATRYETRYIYGPIASTIYQTPGSSLDWAYNLGIKHTFAFELRDEGRFGFLLPESQIKSTCKETMLAIKYIAKYILKNTS; from the exons ATGCAGTTCATCCTGCTGGTGGGTTTGATCGCTACCACCCTGGCAGTTGCTCCTGTCCGCTTTGACAG GGAGAAGGTGTTCCGCGTAAAGCCCCAGGATGAAAACCAAGCAAACATCATAAAGGACTTGGCCAAAACCAACAAG CTCGACTTCTGGTATCCAGATGCCAGCCACCACGTGGCTGCTAATATGACAGTGGATTTCCAAGTCAGTGAAAAGGAATCCCAGTCCATCCAGTTTGCCTTGgatcaaaataaaatgcactaTGA AATCTTGATTCATGATCTACAAGAAGTGATTGAGAAACAGTTTGATGTCAAAGAAGATACGCCAGGCAGGCACAGCTATGCAAAATACAATACCTGGGACAAG ATTGTTGCTTGGACTGAAAAAATGGTGCACAAGCATCCTGAAATGGTCTCTCGTATTAAAATTGGAACTACTGTTGAAGATAATCCACTGTATGTTCTCAAG attgggaaaaaagatgaaagtaGAAAGGCTATTTTTATGGACTGTGGCATTCATGCACGAGAATGGATCTCCCCAGCATTCTGCCAGTGGTTTGTCTATCAG GCAGCCAAaacttatggaaaaaacaaaattatgaccAAACTCCTGGACAGCATGAACTTTTATGTTCTTCCTGTGTTCAACATTGATGGATATATTTGGTCATGGAAACAG AACCGCCTGTGGAGAAAAAATCGTTCCAAGAACCAAAACTCCAAATGCATCGGCACTGACCTCAACAGGAACTTTAATGTCTCATGGAACT CTTCTTCTAGCACCAAAAACCCATGTGAGGACACCTATCCGGGCCCCGTTCCAGAGTCCGAGAAAGAGACCAGAGCTGTCACTGACTTCATTCAAAGCCACCTGAAATCAATCAAAGGCTACATCACCATACACTCCTACTCCCAGATGCTATTGTTTCCGTATGGATATACATCAAAATTGCCACCTAACAATGAGGAACTG aGCAAAGTTGCAAAGATCGGCACTGATGTTTTAGCAACTCGCTATGAAACCCGCTACATCTATGGTCCAATAGCATCAACAATTT ACCAGACACCAGGTTCTTCTTTAGACTGGGCTTACAACCTGGGCATCAAGCACACATTTGCCTTTGAGCTCCGAGATGAAGGCAGATTTGGTTTTCTCCTTCCAGAATCTCAGATAAAGTCAACCTGTAAAGAGACCATGCTTGCTATCAAATATATTGCCAAGTATATCCTCAAGAATACTTCCTAA